In Centropristis striata isolate RG_2023a ecotype Rhode Island chromosome 15, C.striata_1.0, whole genome shotgun sequence, a genomic segment contains:
- the jakmip2 gene encoding janus kinase and microtubule-interacting protein 2, with product MAKKGRTKSEKPEALISSLQAANEDLRSKLTDIQIELHQEKCKVSKLERDKLQEVKRVREQEQHRHTAMMTEQRAKWHEEKQKDLQALRENLTRQHEQELARHAKIKDQENQRLKAALSAMRDGSGEKVRTALTLEAKEDARRFFDQERVKLLQEIVELKSVKKQTDEALSNMIQSDKMKAGDLRVEHQQHQEQISKIKWDSERDIRRLVDEIKSKDRTIFALEKELESTSGFLQKLQLQKDALDEQLFLVKEAECGLGSPKREIPGRAGDGAEHCGSPDLRRNQRRMADLNSTIRKLEDRNSLLVDERNELLKRVRESEKQCKPLLDKNKLLSKRNDDLTQTIQKLEEKLKGLARENHEMKEKISSHPPLKKLKSLNDLDQAHDDQEIAFLKLQVLEQQSMIDELTRDREKLLRKKRHKRSSRPIKRHIVVDTFFGYDEESMDSETSSVASFRMDRTPATPDEDLEEGLANEESELRFRQLTREYQALQRAYALLQEQKGGILDAEMEAKAQEQLQADVLRYKAKIEDLEKELTMKGQDSKWVEEKQLFLRRNQELYDKVEKLESESSRAQQELQDSKDQNELLEFRILELEERERRSPPFNHLRMHPFSEGVSALQIYCMKEGVKDVCIPDLIKLLDILGDNGNLRNEEQVAIIQASTVLSLAEKWIQQIEGTEAALHQKMMDLEIEMEMFCKQKGYLEEELDYRKQALDQAYMQIQELEATLYNALQQDKVIKYGEPLDELQKDELRTAVEKLRRQMLRKSREYDCQILQERMELLHQAHQRIRDLEDKTEIQRRQIKDLEEKFLFLFLFFSLAFILWP from the exons ATGGCCAAGAAAGGGCGTACGAAGAGCGAGAAGCCCGAAGCGCTCATCTCTTCCCTACAAGCCGCCAATGAAGATCTCAGGTCCAAGCTGACTGACATTCAGATAGAGCTACACCAAGAAAAATGCAAG GTGAGCAAGCTGGAACGCGACAAGCTCCAGGAGGTGAAGCGGGTGCGGGAGCAGGAGCAGCACCGCCACACTGCCATGATGACGGAGCAGCGGGCCAAGTGGCACGAGGAGAAGCAGAAGGACCTCCAGGCTCTCAGGGAAAACCTGACGCGGCAGCATGAGCAGGAGCTGGCCCGCCACGCCAAAATCAAAGACCAGGAGAACCAGAGGCTCAAAGCCGCACTGAGCGCCATGCGCGACGGCAGCGGGGAGAAG GTTCGCACAGCTTTGACCCTGGAAGCCAAGGAGGATGCACGGCGCTTCTTCGACCAGGAGAGAGTGAAGCTCCTGCAGGAGATCGTGGAGCTGAAGAGCGTGAAGAAGCAGACAGATGAAGCTCTCAGCAACATGATCCAGTCGGACAAGATGAAGGCCGGCGACCTGCGGGTGGAGCACCAGCAGCACCAGGAGCAGATCTCCAAGATCAAGTGGGACTCTGAGAGGGACATCCGCAGACTG GTGGATGAAATCAAATCTAAAGATCGCACCATCTTTGCTCTGGAGAAGGAGCTGGAGTCGACGTCAGGTTTCTTACAGAAGCTGCAGCTTCAGAAGGACGCCCTGGACGAACAGCTGTTCCTGGTCAAGGAGGCCGAGTGCGGCCTGGGGAGCCCAAAGAGAGAGATCCCAGGCAGAGCTGGAGACGGAGCTGAGCACTGTGGAAGCCCA gaCTTGAGGAGAAACCAGAGGCGCATGGCTGATCTCAACTCAACTATTCGTAAATTAGAGGACCGCAACTCCCTGCTGGTGGACGAGAGGAATGAACTG CTGAAGCGAGTTCGAGAGTCAGAGAAGCAGTGTAAGCCTCTGCTGGACAAGAACAAGCTGCTGAGTAAGAGGAACGATGACCTGACGCAGACCATCCAGAAGCTGGAGGAGAAGCTCAAGGGCCTGGCCAGGGAGAACCATGAGATG aaGGAGAAGATCAGCTCCCATCCTCCTCTGAAGAAGCTGAAGTCCCTGAATGACCTGGATCAAGCACATGATGACCAGGAAATAGCCTTTCTCAAGCTTCAAGTCCTGGAGCAACAGAGCATGATTGATGAGCTGACACGA GACCGAGAAAAACTACTAAGAAAGAAAAGGCATAAAAGAAGTTCGAGGCCAATAAAG AGGCACATCGTAGTAGACACCTTCTTTGGCTACGATGAAGAGTCGATGGACTCAGAAACGTCGTCAGTGGCTTCGTTCCGGATGGACAGAACTCCTGCTACTCCTGATGAAGACCTGGAGGAG GGTCTAGCCAACGAGGAGTCTGAGCTGCGTTTCCGTCAGCTGACCCGAGAGTACCAGGCCTTACAGCGAGCCTACGCCCTGCTGCAGGAACAGAAAGGAGGCATTCTGGATGCTGAGATGGAAGCCAAG GCCCAAGAGCAGCTGCAAGCAGACGTTCTCAGGTACAAAGCCAAAATAGAGGACTTGGAAAAGGAGCTGACCATGAAAGGACAG GACTCCAAATgggtggaggagaagcagctctTCTTACGGAGGAATCAGGAGCTGTACGATAAG GTGGAAAAGCTGGAGTCAGAGAGCAGTCGGGCGCAGCAGGAGCTACAAGACTCCAAAGACCAGAATGAGCTGTTGGAGTTTAGGATActggagctggag GAGCGTGAGAGGAGGTCCCCCCCATTCAACCACCTGAGGATGCATCCCTTCTCTGAGGGAGTCAGCGCCCTGCAGATCTACTGTATGAAGGAGGGGGTCAAG GACGTGTGCATACCAGATCTCATCAAACTTCTAGATATCCTGGGAGACAATGGG AACTTGAGAAATGAAGAGCAAGTGGCCATTATTCAGGCCAGCACTGTTTTGTCACTAGCAGAAAAG TGGATTCAGCAGATCGAAGGCACGGAGGCAGCACTGCACCAGAAGATGATGGACCTGGAGATAGAGATG GAGATGTTCTGTAAACAGAAAGGATATCTAGAAGAGGAGCTGGACTACAGAAAACAGGCTCTGGACCAGGCCTACATg CAAATCCAGGAGCTGGAAGCAACTTTATACAACGCCCTGCAGCAGGACAAG GTGATAAAGTACGGCGAGCCTCTGGATGAGCTGCAGAAAGACGAGCTGCGGACGGCGGTGGAGAAGCTGAGGAGGCAGATGCTGAGGAAGAGTCGAGAGTACGACTGCCAGATCCTCCAGGAGAGGATGGAGCTGCTGCACCAGGCacaccag AGAATTCGTGACCTTGAAGACAAGACAGAAATCCAGAGGAGGCAGATTAAAGACCTGGAGGAAAAG tttttgtttctgttcttgttcttttctcttgcctttaTCCTTTGGCCTTGA